Proteins from a genomic interval of Diaphorobacter sp. HDW4A:
- a CDS encoding DUF2818 family protein has protein sequence MSQTAAIWLVILAAFAAANWPFLSQRLMLVGPLPKSKGANKPFAIRLLELVVLYLIVGAVAMLLERRAGQNSPQGWEFYAITGTLFLTLAFPGFVYRYLMRRRG, from the coding sequence ATGTCACAGACAGCTGCAATCTGGCTCGTGATTCTGGCGGCGTTCGCCGCCGCCAACTGGCCCTTCCTTTCTCAGCGCCTCATGCTCGTGGGGCCGCTTCCCAAGTCCAAGGGCGCAAACAAGCCCTTCGCCATTCGCCTGCTCGAACTGGTGGTGCTCTATCTCATCGTCGGCGCCGTGGCCATGCTGCTCGAGCGCCGCGCGGGCCAGAATTCCCCACAAGGCTGGGAGTTCTACGCGATCACCGGCACACTGTTCCTTACGCTCGCATTCCCGGGCTTCGTGTACCGCTATTTGATGCGTCGCCGCGGCTGA
- the nuoN gene encoding NADH-quinone oxidoreductase subunit NuoN: MIDNISWLAIYPEIVLLVMACVIALVDLGVKSKGRTPTYILTLLTLLVVAVLEAMYARNGTTFYGWGNMVVSDAMGSWLKCFAAVAMMVTMVYGRPYAADRDMLRGGEMFTLSLLALLGMFVMIGANNFLVIYLGLELLTLASYALVALRRDHSQSVEAAMKYFVLGAMASGFLLYGLSMIYGATGSLDIGQVFQAINGGQIRHQVLVFGTVFVVAGLGFKLGVVPFHMWVPDVYQGAPTSITLMIGSAPKLAAFGMTMRLLVDGLLPLAFDWQQMLMVMAVCSLLIGNLAGLMQTNIKRMLAYSTISQMGFVLLGLMSGVIHGNVDANAVENAYSAAMFYVVTYVLTTLAAFGVILLLARDGFESEEISDFAGLNQRSPLYAGVMAICLFSMAGIPPLVGFYAKLSVLQALISSGATSHIALAVFAVIMSLIGAFYYLRVVKVMYFDKPLTATSVSAPMDVRTVLTLNAAALLVLGLLPGGLMSLCADAIVRALAT, from the coding sequence ATGATTGACAACATCAGCTGGCTGGCAATTTATCCGGAGATCGTCCTCCTGGTCATGGCCTGCGTGATTGCGCTGGTCGACCTGGGCGTCAAAAGCAAAGGCCGTACTCCAACCTACATCCTCACGCTGCTCACGCTGCTCGTCGTGGCCGTGCTCGAAGCCATGTATGCCCGCAACGGCACCACGTTCTACGGCTGGGGCAACATGGTGGTCTCCGACGCCATGGGCAGCTGGCTCAAGTGCTTCGCCGCCGTGGCGATGATGGTCACGATGGTCTATGGCCGTCCCTACGCCGCCGACCGCGATATGCTGCGCGGCGGTGAAATGTTCACGCTCTCGCTGCTCGCGCTGCTGGGCATGTTCGTGATGATCGGCGCCAACAACTTCCTGGTCATCTACCTCGGCCTCGAACTGCTGACTCTGGCCAGCTACGCGCTGGTGGCACTGCGCCGCGACCATTCGCAATCGGTCGAAGCCGCCATGAAGTATTTCGTGCTCGGCGCGATGGCTTCGGGTTTCCTGCTCTACGGTCTGTCGATGATCTATGGCGCCACCGGTTCGCTCGACATCGGTCAGGTGTTCCAGGCGATCAACGGTGGTCAGATCCGTCATCAGGTCCTCGTGTTCGGTACGGTGTTCGTGGTGGCCGGTCTGGGCTTCAAGCTCGGTGTCGTGCCTTTCCACATGTGGGTGCCTGACGTCTACCAAGGCGCGCCTACGTCGATCACGCTGATGATCGGTAGCGCCCCCAAGCTCGCCGCCTTCGGCATGACCATGCGTCTTCTGGTCGATGGCCTGCTGCCGCTCGCTTTCGACTGGCAACAGATGCTGATGGTGATGGCGGTCTGCTCGCTGCTCATTGGTAACCTCGCCGGTCTGATGCAGACCAACATCAAGCGCATGCTGGCCTATTCGACCATCTCGCAGATGGGCTTCGTGCTCCTCGGCCTGATGTCCGGCGTCATCCACGGCAACGTGGACGCCAACGCTGTCGAGAACGCCTACAGCGCCGCCATGTTCTACGTGGTGACCTATGTGCTGACCACGCTGGCCGCCTTCGGCGTGATCTTGCTGCTGGCACGTGACGGTTTCGAAAGCGAAGAAATCTCCGACTTCGCAGGCCTGAACCAACGCAGCCCGCTGTACGCCGGCGTGATGGCGATCTGCCTGTTCTCCATGGCCGGTATTCCTCCGCTGGTGGGCTTCTACGCCAAGCTGTCGGTGCTGCAGGCGCTGATTTCGTCGGGTGCCACCTCGCACATCGCTCTGGCTGTGTTCGCCGTGATCATGTCGCTGATCGGTGCGTTCTACTACCTGCGCGTCGTGAAGGTCATGTACTTCGACAAGCCGCTCACCGCCACGAGCGTGTCCGCTCCGATGGACGTGCGCACCGTGCTCACGCTCAACGCCGCAGCGCTGCTGGTGCTGGGCCTGTTGCCCGGCGGCCTGATGAGCCTGTGCGCCGATGCCATCGTGCGCGCACTGGCCACCTGA